The following proteins come from a genomic window of Geomonas sp. RF6:
- a CDS encoding SCO family protein, whose protein sequence is MATIRLIILLILFSLFPLLAGGEEKAHEHKHEARPLPTAADAAGVALSEHLGARIPLDASFRDEGGRPVRLRELVTGPTLILPVYYGCTNVCNYLQWGVAGVLPSIAAKPVRDYRVLSVSFDEMDTPERAARARAMYLNGMKNGFPREGWRFLTGDAATIRRLTDAAGYGFKRQGQDMVHPVASFVVTRDGTIVRYLYGTFFLPKDLALAFAEAREGKSGATIRKVVNYCFSFNPASKSYEFNLLRVSATVVALCTGAFMLYLILGDRKKRGRRGADRREPGRAA, encoded by the coding sequence ATGGCGACAATCCGTCTCATCATCCTGCTGATCCTTTTCTCCCTTTTCCCGCTGCTGGCTGGCGGAGAGGAGAAAGCGCACGAGCACAAGCATGAGGCACGGCCTCTGCCGACAGCCGCTGATGCGGCCGGAGTCGCCCTCTCGGAGCATCTCGGCGCCCGGATCCCGCTGGATGCTTCCTTCCGGGATGAAGGGGGGCGTCCGGTACGGCTACGGGAGCTGGTGACGGGGCCGACGCTCATTCTTCCCGTCTACTACGGCTGCACCAATGTCTGCAACTACCTGCAGTGGGGTGTGGCGGGGGTCCTCCCCTCTATAGCGGCGAAGCCGGTGCGAGATTACCGGGTGCTGTCGGTGAGTTTTGACGAGATGGACACGCCGGAGCGGGCAGCGCGTGCCAGAGCGATGTATCTGAACGGCATGAAGAACGGCTTTCCCCGGGAGGGGTGGCGCTTCCTCACCGGAGACGCGGCGACGATACGCCGCCTCACGGACGCAGCGGGATACGGCTTCAAGCGCCAGGGGCAGGATATGGTGCACCCGGTGGCGAGCTTTGTGGTAACGAGGGACGGGACGATCGTGCGCTATCTGTACGGGACCTTCTTCCTTCCGAAGGACCTCGCCCTCGCCTTTGCAGAGGCGCGTGAGGGGAAGAGCGGCGCCACCATCCGGAAGGTGGTGAACTACTGCTTCAGCTTCAATCCCGCCAGCAAGAGCTACGAGTTCAACCTGCTGCGCGTGAGCGCCACCGTCGTGGCCCTCTGCACAGGAGCATTCATGCTCTATCTCATCCTCGGGGACCGGAAAAAAAGGGGAAGGCGCGGGGCTGACCGCCGGGAACCGGGGCGGGCTGCGTGA
- the ctaD gene encoding cytochrome c oxidase subunit I produces the protein MQSESTPATTGGGFWDDTGKRGVGAWIFSTDHKRIGLLYLYSTLTFFLVAVILGLLIRIELMAPGRTIMGAETYNALFTVHGVIMIFLFVIPALPAAFGNLVMPIQIGARDVAFPRLNLLSWWLYAVGAIIVLVSLFSGGGAPDTGWTFYVPFSARTGSNVSLAVFGVFILGCSSIVTGINFVTTIHRLRAEGMEWGRLPLFVWSLYATAWVQILATPIIGITLVLVIAERLLGTALFDPARGGDPIMFQHLFWIYSHPAVYIMILPAMGVISDIVPVFSRKPIFGYKMIAFSSIAIAASGSLVWGHHMFTSGMSDIAIAVFSFLTFIVAIPSAIKVFNWISTLYRGSISLEAPMLFALSFILLFLIGGLSGLILGAAATNIHVHDTHFVVGHFHYVMFGGTGFAFIAAMHYWLPKFYGRRYAEKPAVIGWALMFTGFNVLYGTMQILGMEGMPRRYYDYLPEFARLNFIATAGSWILAAGLFIVVVNLLRGLFYGEPFAGNPWGGATLEWSIATPPPTENFEEDPVVSHGPYDFRGAGVP, from the coding sequence ATGCAGAGCGAATCAACCCCGGCCACAACGGGTGGCGGGTTCTGGGACGATACCGGAAAAAGAGGTGTCGGCGCCTGGATCTTTTCCACCGACCACAAGCGCATAGGCCTTCTCTACCTCTACTCCACCCTTACCTTCTTCCTCGTCGCCGTCATACTGGGGCTCCTGATCCGCATCGAGCTCATGGCGCCGGGGCGCACCATCATGGGTGCGGAGACGTACAACGCCCTCTTCACGGTGCACGGCGTGATCATGATCTTCCTTTTCGTGATCCCCGCCCTCCCCGCCGCCTTCGGGAACCTGGTGATGCCGATCCAGATCGGCGCGCGCGACGTCGCCTTCCCCCGACTGAACCTCCTCTCCTGGTGGCTCTACGCCGTCGGCGCCATCATCGTCCTCGTCTCCCTCTTTTCCGGCGGAGGCGCGCCGGACACCGGCTGGACCTTCTACGTCCCCTTCAGCGCCCGCACCGGCAGCAACGTCTCCCTCGCCGTCTTCGGCGTCTTCATCCTCGGCTGCTCCTCCATCGTCACCGGGATAAACTTCGTCACCACGATCCACCGGCTCCGTGCCGAAGGGATGGAATGGGGGCGTCTCCCCCTCTTCGTCTGGTCCCTCTACGCGACGGCCTGGGTGCAGATACTCGCCACCCCTATCATAGGGATCACCCTCGTCCTCGTCATCGCGGAGAGGCTTCTCGGCACCGCCCTCTTCGACCCCGCCCGCGGCGGTGACCCGATCATGTTCCAGCACCTCTTCTGGATCTACTCGCACCCCGCCGTGTACATCATGATCCTCCCTGCCATGGGGGTCATCTCCGACATCGTCCCCGTCTTTTCCAGAAAGCCGATCTTCGGGTACAAGATGATCGCCTTCTCCTCCATCGCCATCGCCGCCTCCGGCTCACTGGTGTGGGGGCACCACATGTTTACCAGCGGGATGAGCGACATCGCCATCGCCGTCTTCTCCTTCCTCACCTTCATCGTGGCGATCCCCTCAGCCATCAAGGTCTTCAACTGGATCTCCACCCTGTACCGCGGCTCCATCTCGCTGGAGGCGCCGATGCTCTTCGCCCTCTCCTTCATCCTCCTCTTCCTCATCGGAGGGCTTTCGGGGCTCATCCTCGGCGCCGCGGCGACGAACATCCATGTCCACGACACCCATTTCGTCGTCGGCCACTTCCACTACGTCATGTTCGGCGGCACCGGCTTCGCCTTCATCGCCGCCATGCACTACTGGCTCCCGAAGTTCTACGGCCGCCGCTATGCGGAAAAGCCGGCCGTGATCGGCTGGGCCCTCATGTTCACCGGTTTCAACGTGCTGTACGGCACGATGCAGATCCTCGGTATGGAGGGGATGCCGCGCCGTTACTACGACTATCTCCCGGAGTTCGCCCGACTTAACTTCATCGCCACAGCCGGAAGCTGGATCCTCGCTGCCGGACTGTTCATCGTGGTGGTGAACCTCCTCCGCGGGCTCTTTTACGGCGAGCCGTTCGCGGGGAATCCCTGGGGAGGGGCCACCCTCGAGTGGAGTATCGCCACCCCGCCCCCCACGGAGAACTTCGAGGAGGATCCGGTGGTGAGCCACGGACCGTACGACTTCAGGGGAGCGGGGGTGCCATGA